The sequence below is a genomic window from Oreochromis niloticus isolate F11D_XX linkage group LG3, O_niloticus_UMD_NMBU, whole genome shotgun sequence.
tggattcgggagacagacactatctctactttcaagattaggcttaaaactttccttttgctaaagcatatagttagggctggaccaggtgaccctgaatcctcccttagttatgctgcaatagacgtaggctgccggggattcccatgatgcattgagtttttcctttccagtcagctttctcactcactatgtgttaacagacctctctgcatcgaatcatatctgttattaatctctgtctctcttccacagcatgtctttatcctgtcttccttctctcacccccaACCGGTCTCAGCAGATGAGACCGGTCaactccctgagcctggttctgcgggaggtttcttcctgttaaaagggagtttttccttcccactgttgccaaagtgcttgctcatagggggtcatatgattgttgggtttttctctgtatctattgtacaatataaagcgccttgaggcaacttttgttgtgatttggtgctatataaataaaattgaatttaattgaattatgTGGCAGTATACATCATAATTTATTTGGCAAATTGTGTATAAATTCAGGATAATTGttcatttcttttcattcatACAGTAGCAAAGCAGGTGACGCAAATACTCACCATCATAACAGAAGAAGCGTTTTTGTTCATCACACTTATCTGTGCCCCATTTTCCTGAACTGTTCACAGTCATTGCACATGTAGTTTTTCCATTGTCCTGTGAATCAACATTGCTCTGTTGAACACTTTCCCAATATCTGAAAGAGGAGTTGTTTCCATCTGACCATCTCCAAGTATCTTGGAACAGGCCGATCCATAAATAATTGTTATACATGGTCTCATTTTTAAACCATGCGTCATCTAACTGTGCAACTCCACTGACAAGGTCTGTGTGATATTCTCTGCAGTAGCTCTGAGTCTCTTGCCACATTTTTGACTTTTCACTCAAAATGAATATGTTGTtggaaggattttttttttttgtggaagACACAAAATGCAATTTTATTAAACTAATTGCCTATTTTATAACTTAAAAAATGATACTAGCCGAATTAAAGTTTCAGATttaacttgaattttttttttaattttcaaaattATCACCCATGTTTCCCTGATGATAATCATTAATCGCCAAATATTTATACCATTGTAGCAGATAAATGTGTACTTTTCAGTACATTTGTCATCTTTCCATTCATTTGGTTTGTCCATTGGTGCACAATTTTCTGAGCCAGACCGGCTCTCCGATGTTTTACCTTTAGTCATGGACGGCCCCATCTCTCTAttcacatgttattcacatGTTCTCCCTTCTCGTCTTTTTAAAATTGCCTTTGGTTgatgttgttttatgttatgtgCTTTGTTCTagcttctgtgaagcactttgtgattttatcttgaaaggtgctgtataaataaaattttactttacttactatgtgtttatacacctctttGGATTTAAGCATTAGTTACAATTAAtctgtcttttgtcctgtcttcattttctgagactgagactgtccaagacgggggctcgaaccggcaaccggcaaccttccgattataagacgaactaCCAACTCTTGAGCGTCAATGGCCTCAATGGGAGAGTGTTGGTGTAACAGAGGAGGAAGCTGGGGTTAGGGTGAGATGGAAGCCAATGACCAATTGAGGCAACCCCTAAAGGAAACAGCTGCTAGAAGATTTCAAATACGTAACACACCCCTTTTACGTACATATGGTAAAACTTTGAATTATAGTATTATAGACTTGATAAACAGTATCAAGTGTCATTTACTAATGTCATATTTACTACAGGCATATTTAACTTTGGGTTAAAACAATAGGGTTGCCgagattttaattaaaaattaaaagaaaatttgtgtttgtgttatattACTACATTTAGATGTGCACATGCTCTTGGCcaagtgtggggaaaaaaaagagacacacTATGAGGTAAGCTCATCGCTTCAGTTTGCTGCTGAGAAACAAGTTCAACAGGTGCAGAAGCAACCGAAGGGCGCAGTCACAACGTCCACAGGATCTGAGTAATCGTGTGTCTCTGCGCTGGTTTTGCTTTCAAAAACATGGACGGTAAGTTTCAGTTATTAGCATTTTTCTGTATTAATGATTAACAGATGTGGGATCACAAAGGAAGAAAGTTCTCTGAAAGTGACTGTTTTTCTCAGCTAATGTGATCTACTCCACTGAATCCCTAAAGTAGTTGTGTAAATGTTACCTAATATATTCACAgctgtaaatttgaatattataaCAGAATAATACAGAGTATATGCTTGATAGAGTTAATAATTCTAACTTACTTATTATCCACATTTGAAGCTAGGTCTGAACTGTGAATAACAATCAGAGAAATTAAATATTTCTACTCTTCCATGTTTACTTATAAACCAGTACTGCAAACTTCATgcagttttactttcatctcaATTTACTGTTTATTTCTTGCACTGTTTTATACAAAGTAATAGGTAAATAACTGACACAGAATCATTATTGTTTCATAGAGTCAGCAAGAAGGATTGTGGTCCTGGGAAAAACTGGAGCTGGAAAGAGCAGTATTGCCAACACCCTGTGTGGGGAGCCTGTGTTTAAAGTAAATCATACTCCGAAATCTGGAACAAAGGAATGTCAATCAAAGTTCATATCTATCAGTGGAAAAACTGTCCACTTTATTGACACTCCTGGATTTTTTGACACAGACAGATCTGAGGAGGACATGAAGTCTGAAATATTGAGGTGTATCACAGAATGTGCTCCTGGTCCTCATGTTTTTCTCATTGTGCTTAAAGTGGAGAAATACACAGAGCATGAAAAAGGTGTAATAGAGAAAATGAGCCAATATTTCTCAGATGAAACATTTAGATTTACTACAATAATCTTTACTCACGGTGACCAGCTTCCTGAGGGAATGAAGATCGAAGAGTTTGTTAATGCAAGTGAAGCTCTAAGCAATCTGATCAAGAAGTGTGGGGGGCGCTGCCACGTCATTGATAATAAATACTGGACGAACAAACAGGGAGATGAATACAGGACCAACCAGTACCAAGTGGCAGAATTACTAAAAACCATTGACAACATTATTGATGCAAACAAAGGAGGTTACTTCACCCATGAGATGCTGCAAAAAGTGAAGAGAGAAATTCAACAAGAGGAAGGCTGCATCAAACAGTCATCTCCAGACTTTACAGAAGAGGAAACTGCAACAAAGGCAAAACAGTCTGTGGTTAAAAATCTGTTGTCAAAAGCTGTTGGAGTTACAACAGTGGATCTGTTAGGTGCATTCCTTAGTGGGACGATACAATTAGGGAAAGAAGACAGCACCGTAGGTTTAGTAGGAGTAGGAGTAGGAGTAGCATTGGGAATAGCAGCTGCAGCAAAAGTAGCTAAAAACAATGCAGCAACATCATCTAACACAGTTCCTGCTGCATCTGCAGAGCCAGCAGCCAAATAAAATTAGGACTACCACGTTTGACAGACATGAAACTGATGCACAGTGACGAAGCAAAGAAAGCAGAATACAGCATTAAAGCactctgtttatttttgtaatgtAAAAACAGGTTAGAAATAAAATATCAGAAGTACCTTTACAATCCACAGATGTACAGGATCAGCATACTGTATATTGCTAGGAAACTGGGCACAACTACTCACATTCACCTTCATAAGTTGCCATCATAGAGTCATTATTAAAATTGTTGAATTAGAAATTTTGGAATCGTTTTGTTCATCATGATtggatttctgtattttcagaCTTTACCCATGAATATGTCCATTACTCCAGCTTAAAAAAATCTCTGGGTATTACCACAGATCCATAACTGTCAAATAGCATTTGCTTCTGTTTCATGATGTTCTCTTTGCTACAAATCTTCACTAATAAAACAACTAATCATTTCACATGTAACCAAGTGTCTTCAATTTCTTGACAATTTTCCATTATTAGCCATATGGCCTCATGTTAATTCAGCTGAACTTGTTGAACCTCCTGTGCAGGTTCAGCCAAACATGTTTAAGTGGCAGTGACATGAGGTTTAACAGGGTCAGGCCACCTTTTTGAAGCAGATTTGATCTAAGACAAGCTTTATTGTAATggcagttttaatgtttttaagtgTTGCTCATGTTTCCAGACTGGTACAAAAGTTACTAATTGAAAAATGCAGCAACAAATGAgactaaataaatcaaaagaaaaaaatagatgtttgtatTCTGTGACTATAAATCCAAACTTTAAATAAGTTATGTGTAGTTGACAGAACAAAGGAATATGGAGTTCTAGTGAAAGGTATGGGTTTGAAGGCCAATATAAAACGTATTCATATattcaaacagaaataaattacGCTTTTCtgaagaatagaaataaaactaTTAAGAAATCCCTAAGGGCAATGAAATACAgcttaactttttcttttttcttgcatCACCAACTTTTTGTGTCATATAACTATTTATTATCTTTATCTCTGTGTTGCAGCACTGCAGATTATTATATGTAAACGTACAATGTGCAGTGCAGAGTGTTACAGTGTGGAGAGTGTTTTGTTCACTTCTTCTGGCTAAAAAACAGAGAACAAGTTAGACAGGTAGCAGAAGCGAAGCATGAGTCAAGTCGCAGTACAAGAACAAAAGCAAGCGACTCACTGCAGAGACACATCGTGACtatatttttgacagatttctatTTTCTCAGCATGGAGGGTAAGTTCTTTTAAACAGACATTACTTCAAAGTATGAGTTTTTGTTTCTCTAGTAATCAAAATCCTAAACTGTGagctatttgtattttttatcttttttatctGAAGAACTATTTCGCAATGAAAAGAATGTTGAACAGTATTGGTGCTCTAAGCTTTATCAATCTTATAACTACAAGCACGATTTCTGGGTTATCAAGCCTTGTTTGCTTATACATGACTTGCAGTGTAGTACTGCATTAAGTTcatgcttttcttttaaaatctgAAACATGCTTTAAATGTGCTTTTACTTGCATTAGTTTCTATCTATTTTGTAAAAACCTATATTTGAAGTTGTTCATGCAAAATCTTGTGGAGAGAGGGGTACAGTTTAAGGCAAGGATGTCAAaatccaggcctcgagggccgatgccctgcaggttttagatataaCCCTGGGCCAATACACTTTAATCAAATGATTcattcattaccaggcctctggagaacttcaagacatgttgaggaggtcattcagccatttaaatcagctgtgttgaatcaaggacacatctaaaacctgcaggacaccaacCCTTAACGCCTGGAGTTCAACACCTGTGCTTTAAAGGGACAGagtacatacagacacatatatcCACCATGTCTATTTAAcactttgcctctccaaagcGTGACAAAGACAagcatgcagaagttgcagtaaCACCAGAGGGAGCTATTTTATTTCATGCCAACATGAGAAAATAATCTGGGGAAAGCGTTAAACAGAAATAATtaacatatttacatatatatacatattagaCGCCTATCTTAATAGTTTCTGATTATTCAGGACTGTCGAATTTACTTATGTAATTATGTTTTTAGTTTATTACTGACTTCTTGGCTTAATATATTATTGCCCCCAGCTGGTCGTGCAAATTCTACATGAATCTAcgttttggagaggcaaagtgTGAAGTAGACACGATGGTCTGGCGTGTCTATTACAGTagtttgccatcaccagtgtgtgaatgtgtgcatgaatgggtggatgactggatgtgtaaagcgctttggggtccttagggactagtaaagcgctttacaaatacaggccatttaccatttgccaTTTTATTACACGTTTAGCTGTGATTGATAGATTTTTGATCCTAAATTCGAAAATTGATCAGAAATGAGTtaaacagatatttttatcTATGCATTTTTTCTTCCAGTGACAAAGACAAGGAGAATTGTCCTGCTGGGAAAAACTGGATCTGGGAAAAGCAGTCTGGCGAATACCATATTTGGACAGACCAAATTCAAGATTAATAATTTTAATGACTCAAACGCATGTTTGTCTCAGAGCGAGACCAAGACTGTTGATGGAAGAAGCCTAACTTTAATCGACACTCCTGGTTTCTTTGATCCAAGCAGGTCTAAGAAGTTGGAGCATGAGATGTTTAGCTGTATTACAGAGTGTGCTCCGGGGCCTCATGCTTTTCTTATTGTGCTTAAAGCAGAGAAATTCACAGAGCATGAAAAGGCTGTCATCACACAATTATGTGAACATTTTTCTGAAGATGTTCTTAAATATGCTGCAGTTGTTTTTACTCATGGTGACCAGCTCCCTGAAGGAATGAAGATCAAGGATTTTGTTAATGAAAGTGAAGCTCTGAGTGATCTGGTGAGGAAGTGTGGGAGTCGGTGCCACGTCATTGACAATAAATA
It includes:
- the LOC100697208 gene encoding GTPase IMAP family member 7-like, translated to MDESARRIVVLGKTGAGKSSIANTLCGEPVFKVNHTPKSGTKECQSKFISISGKTVHFIDTPGFFDTDRSEEDMKSEILRCITECAPGPHVFLIVLKVEKYTEHEKGVIEKMSQYFSDETFRFTTIIFTHGDQLPEGMKIEEFVNASEALSNLIKKCGGRCHVIDNKYWTNKQGDEYRTNQYQVAELLKTIDNIIDANKGGYFTHEMLQKVKREIQQEEGCIKQSSPDFTEEETATKAKQSVVKNLLSKAVGVTTVDLLGAFLSGTIQLGKEDSTVGLVGVGVGVALGIAAAAKVAKNNAATSSNTVPAASAEPAAK